The following coding sequences are from one Bacteroidales bacterium window:
- a CDS encoding RsmD family RNA methyltransferase: protein MRIIGGKYSGRRIEVSKGFDSRPTTDFAREALFNILTNHFDFEDAAVLDLFSGTGSLSFEFASRGCENIDLVEINGRATQFISKTAGEIGMKGIHAVRMDVFRFIPVCHKKYDIIVADPPYELKNIETIPDLIMQFSLLKENGWFVLEHGKSNKFTNHPRFSEERNYGSVHFSFFR from the coding sequence GTGCGGATCATCGGTGGAAAATACAGCGGGAGAAGGATTGAGGTAAGCAAAGGTTTTGATTCAAGACCTACAACCGACTTTGCCCGCGAAGCCCTTTTTAATATTCTCACCAATCATTTTGATTTTGAAGATGCTGCAGTGCTGGATCTTTTCAGTGGAACAGGCAGTTTAAGTTTTGAATTTGCTTCAAGGGGCTGTGAAAATATCGACCTTGTTGAGATCAACGGGAGGGCCACTCAATTTATTTCTAAAACAGCCGGGGAGATTGGAATGAAAGGAATTCATGCCGTGAGGATGGATGTTTTCAGGTTTATCCCAGTGTGTCATAAGAAGTATGATATTATTGTTGCAGATCCTCCTTATGAACTAAAAAATATTGAGACTATCCCTGATTTGATCATGCAGTTCAGCCTGCTTAAAGAGAACGGCTGGTTTGTACTTGAACATGGCAAGTCGAATAAATTTACAAATCATCCCCGCTTTTCCGAAGAACGCAATTACGGCAGCGTTCATTTCTCCTTCTTCAGATAG
- a CDS encoding DUF3822 family protein, translated as MHEINYIDRTFKQEAAEEYSLLIQVNKKGLSYCIYNPATENYVVFRRKRFEQVIMTGDLVRKTEEALLSDDFLSLPFRNVCFAGYTQHTTLIPQEFFDQNVTDKYLKFNQGEDIHISVFSNFIPEAGLFNVFALPEELVSLVSLHFRKVEFLSQTTPFVRHIAVQPNHFTANCVFMGLYPEFFDIACTGNSKLRIYNTFQYTNENDLLYYLLLVFQKMGLDPAKTPLRISGEQASKLSYWDLISQYVQDCRYDEPAEIPALASGLKQLVTSRFLNLLNLQMCGSSVENTAGEGLR; from the coding sequence ATGCACGAGATTAATTATATCGACAGGACATTTAAACAGGAAGCCGCAGAAGAGTATTCGCTGCTTATTCAGGTTAATAAAAAAGGACTTTCCTATTGCATTTATAACCCGGCAACTGAAAATTATGTTGTTTTCCGCCGTAAACGATTTGAGCAGGTCATTATGACCGGTGACCTGGTGAGGAAAACTGAAGAAGCCCTTTTAAGTGATGATTTTCTTTCACTTCCTTTCAGGAATGTTTGTTTCGCCGGTTATACACAGCACACAACACTAATACCACAGGAATTCTTTGATCAAAATGTAACTGACAAGTATCTTAAATTCAACCAGGGCGAAGATATTCACATTTCGGTTTTCAGCAATTTCATTCCAGAAGCAGGACTGTTTAACGTTTTTGCCTTACCTGAGGAACTCGTCTCATTGGTCAGCCTGCATTTCCGCAAGGTTGAATTTCTAAGCCAGACAACACCTTTTGTCCGGCACATAGCCGTTCAACCCAATCATTTTACTGCGAACTGTGTTTTCATGGGATTGTATCCTGAATTTTTTGACATCGCCTGCACGGGGAATTCAAAACTCAGGATTTATAACACATTCCAATATACCAATGAAAATGACCTTCTATATTACCTGCTGCTTGTATTTCAGAAAATGGGACTGGATCCGGCTAAAACTCCGTTAAGAATCTCAGGAGAGCAGGCATCCAAACTCAGCTACTGGGATTTAATTTCACAATATGTCCAGGATTGCCGGTATGATGAACCGGCAGAAATTCCGGCCTTGGCGTCAGGACTTAAACAACTGGTCACTTCCAGGTTCCTAAATTTACTAAATTTACAGATGTGCGGATCATCGGTGGAAAATACAGCGGGAGAAGGATTGAGGTAA
- a CDS encoding AAA family ATPase, with product MIADHFIQQIRQNLGHVPTEGQEKLMKQLTEFILDPGSNRIFVVKGFAGTGKTSLISALVKTLDSMKIKSMLMAPTGRAAKVFSGYAGKNAFTIHRKIYRQKAAGDGFGEFVISKNLYSNLVLIVDEASMISDSLNEGTRFGSGRLLADLMQFVRDGANCKLILIGDTAQLPPVGIVVSPALDRNQLALYMPVAGEFLLRDIVRQNLDSGILHNATLVRNQITETNMSMPALEYKKYRDIFFIGGTELTDVMESAYNKYGIDDTIVLCRSNKRANQYNAGIRKQVLFREEELVPGDLLMIVKNNYYWIKDQPEIEFIANGDIVKILKIKKYEERYDYRFAYALMKLVDYDIEFEARIMLNALTADSPSMSQEDNRKLYYSVYEDYQHLNSKSKQYKAVKEDPFFNALQVKYAYAVTCHKAQGGQWKAVIIDQGFMKGENIDMEYLRWLYTAITRATEELYFVNFPKEFIKN from the coding sequence ATGATTGCTGACCATTTCATTCAACAGATCAGGCAAAACCTTGGGCATGTGCCTACGGAAGGCCAGGAGAAGTTGATGAAACAATTAACTGAATTTATTCTTGACCCTGGCAGCAACCGTATCTTTGTTGTCAAAGGGTTCGCCGGCACCGGGAAAACCTCACTGATCAGCGCACTTGTTAAGACGCTCGATTCAATGAAGATCAAGTCAATGCTCATGGCACCGACAGGAAGGGCGGCCAAGGTTTTTTCAGGATATGCCGGTAAAAATGCATTTACCATTCACCGTAAAATATACAGGCAAAAAGCCGCAGGCGATGGCTTCGGTGAATTTGTCATCAGTAAAAATCTATACAGCAACCTGGTTCTCATTGTGGATGAGGCTTCCATGATTTCGGATTCATTGAATGAAGGAACCCGTTTTGGTTCAGGAAGGCTGCTGGCCGACCTCATGCAATTTGTCAGGGATGGCGCCAACTGCAAGCTGATCCTGATAGGCGACACGGCGCAACTTCCACCTGTAGGGATAGTCGTGAGCCCGGCACTCGACAGAAACCAGCTGGCCCTGTATATGCCCGTGGCAGGCGAATTCCTGCTCAGGGATATCGTAAGGCAAAATCTCGATTCAGGAATCCTGCATAATGCCACACTGGTAAGGAACCAGATCACGGAAACCAATATGTCGATGCCGGCACTCGAATATAAAAAATACAGGGATATTTTTTTCATTGGTGGCACGGAGCTAACCGATGTTATGGAAAGTGCCTACAATAAATACGGCATCGACGACACCATTGTGCTGTGCCGGTCGAATAAACGGGCAAACCAATACAACGCCGGCATCAGGAAACAGGTGCTGTTTCGGGAAGAAGAACTGGTTCCGGGCGATCTGCTGATGATTGTAAAGAACAATTACTATTGGATTAAAGACCAACCTGAAATCGAATTCATTGCAAACGGTGACATTGTAAAAATCCTGAAGATAAAAAAATACGAAGAGCGCTATGACTACCGGTTTGCCTACGCGCTGATGAAACTGGTTGATTACGATATTGAATTCGAAGCCCGGATCATGCTGAATGCATTGACGGCTGATTCTCCCTCCATGAGCCAGGAAGATAACCGCAAGCTGTATTACAGCGTTTATGAGGATTACCAGCACCTGAATTCAAAAAGTAAGCAATACAAGGCGGTTAAAGAAGATCCCTTCTTCAATGCCCTCCAGGTGAAATATGCCTATGCAGTTACATGCCATAAGGCGCAGGGCGGCCAGTGGAAAGCAGTCATTATTGACCAGGGTTTCATGAAAGGTGAGAACATCGACATGGAATACCTGCGATGGCTGTATACTGCCATTACAAGGGCCACAGAAGAATTGTATTTTGTAAATTTCCCGAAGGAGTTCATTAAAAATTAA
- a CDS encoding LamG-like jellyroll fold domain-containing protein — MKRFFTILSLCLIAIYLSSGNTAAQDQCPQSLIHFWKFDTRSHSKIVDRIGNLDGEFQSPPEYVPGKVDSAAYFDGNKQVTLPANQDFNWGKDASFTIEFWVRKTNACPNRNNSSNNVIIGRDDNVTQVHWWAGISCTNPGRVNFTLISNDGTNQTLESKKGVINGLWHLIGIVRNGTAKTTSIFIDGQLDTTATYTFTDDFASIAPIGIGWLSAGQQYHFEGYLDELALYNTAIDTSLFRAHFNNGAGKAYCQVAPEPATGPYALTVNFTGMTSVIDKPFSMYVINHNSKERLDSATLTFDTGNFSVRFDSILAGTAYDFDFWSDKNANGKYNAPPVDESWRVENIKLNSDSAINFAYSTNYTRIFDVQPEVDSTHFSLALDFIGFNQEVDRNMTVYIRQQQNDSIVDSLYLSPVDSGDFTVAFDSLTVGERYNLDYYSDVNNDSMYSAPPVDHAWRKELPVITKDTVMNVSYNTEYTDIFPVSGGDSAVSITINFTGFTPETGKNLVLYLRDKETGDFLDSLRLTPVDTADFTLVLDSLQKDKDYHIDYYIDFNGDNVYQVPPTDHSWRIVVNNLNADTTINVAHDTNYVDIGLVVTGVPPVENESGFMIYPNPVKDYLTVYYIEKVNSLRIYNLTGSLVINRNVAGSGRSERIDVSALKPGMYILQLRTSSGNHEMKLMKE, encoded by the coding sequence ATGAAAAGATTTTTTACGATTTTGTCGTTATGCCTAATTGCGATTTATCTCAGTTCCGGCAATACGGCAGCACAGGATCAGTGCCCCCAGAGCCTGATCCATTTCTGGAAATTCGATACAAGATCACACAGTAAAATTGTGGATCGTATTGGTAACCTGGATGGCGAATTTCAATCGCCTCCGGAGTATGTTCCCGGCAAGGTGGATTCAGCCGCCTACTTCGACGGGAATAAACAGGTCACCCTGCCTGCCAACCAGGACTTTAACTGGGGCAAAGATGCAAGCTTTACAATTGAATTCTGGGTGAGGAAAACAAATGCCTGTCCTAACCGCAACAATTCAAGTAATAATGTGATTATTGGCAGGGATGATAATGTAACCCAGGTTCACTGGTGGGCCGGAATCAGCTGTACGAATCCCGGAAGAGTGAATTTTACACTCATTTCAAACGATGGCACTAACCAGACACTCGAAAGCAAGAAAGGGGTGATTAACGGACTGTGGCACCTGATTGGGATAGTAAGAAACGGTACGGCAAAAACAACTAGTATTTTTATTGACGGTCAGCTGGATACTACTGCAACCTATACGTTTACTGATGACTTTGCTTCAATAGCGCCCATTGGTATAGGATGGCTGAGTGCGGGACAGCAGTATCACTTTGAGGGTTACCTCGATGAACTGGCCCTGTATAACACGGCTATTGATACATCTCTCTTCAGGGCACATTTTAACAACGGTGCCGGCAAAGCTTATTGCCAGGTTGCCCCTGAACCGGCTACAGGTCCCTATGCACTTACAGTGAATTTTACAGGGATGACAAGCGTTATAGATAAACCTTTCAGTATGTATGTAATTAACCACAATAGTAAAGAAAGGCTTGACAGTGCCACATTGACATTTGATACCGGGAATTTTTCCGTTCGATTTGATTCGATCCTGGCCGGGACAGCATACGATTTTGATTTCTGGTCGGATAAAAATGCAAACGGTAAATATAACGCACCACCTGTAGATGAATCATGGCGGGTTGAAAACATAAAGCTCAATTCGGACTCAGCAATCAATTTTGCTTATTCCACCAACTACACACGGATTTTTGATGTTCAGCCCGAGGTGGATTCAACGCATTTCAGCCTGGCTCTGGATTTTATCGGTTTCAACCAGGAAGTTGACAGGAATATGACAGTCTACATCAGGCAGCAGCAAAATGACAGCATTGTTGATAGTCTGTATTTATCACCTGTAGATTCGGGTGATTTCACGGTTGCTTTTGATTCGCTGACAGTCGGAGAACGTTATAATCTTGATTACTATTCCGATGTCAATAACGACAGCATGTATTCCGCACCCCCAGTGGATCATGCCTGGAGAAAAGAATTACCGGTAATCACAAAGGATACAGTGATGAACGTTTCTTACAATACCGAATACACGGATATATTCCCTGTGTCTGGAGGAGACTCAGCTGTTTCAATCACAATAAATTTCACAGGGTTCACTCCTGAAACAGGAAAGAATCTGGTACTTTATCTGAGAGATAAGGAAACCGGAGATTTTCTGGATAGCCTCAGGCTGACCCCGGTTGATACCGCTGATTTCACACTGGTTCTTGATTCGCTGCAAAAAGATAAGGATTATCATATTGATTATTATATCGACTTTAACGGTGACAACGTGTACCAGGTGCCTCCGACCGATCATTCGTGGAGAATTGTGGTGAATAACCTGAATGCAGATACCACCATTAATGTGGCACATGATACGAACTATGTTGATATCGGGCTGGTAGTAACCGGTGTGCCACCTGTGGAAAATGAATCTGGTTTTATGATTTATCCGAACCCGGTGAAAGACTATTTGACAGTATACTACATTGAAAAAGTGAACAGCCTCAGGATTTACAATCTTACAGGTTCACTTGTGATCAACCGGAATGTTGCCGGTTCAGGACGCTCTGAGCGTATTGATGTATCTGCCCTGAAACCGGGAATGTATATTTTGCAACTCAGAACCAGTTCAGGCAATCATGAAATGAAACTGATGAAGGAATAG
- a CDS encoding TonB-dependent receptor, which translates to MKGIKSSIYGLGFVLYFTLSFDADCQNRIVRGIVKDRNTQETLPGATIMILNTNPLLGTTTDGNGAFRIENIPVGRYSIQVSYIGYESTVVAEVLVQTGKETILEILMKQSATALEGVSIKAFANKEQAVNPMAMISSRQLTMEEASRYAGGIDDPARLATAFAGVAGSLSSNAIVIRGNAPKGLLWRMEGIEIPNPSHFANVSTFGGGGITALSSQMLSNSDFFTGAFPAEFGNALSGVFDMRIRNGNNEKREHTIKAGIIGIDFATEGPFIKGRRSSYLMNYRYSTLALISPLLPQNAQGIKYQDLSFKLNFPMGRKGTLSAWGLFSTDRTGSKVKEDSTQWIYYQDIEEDVNKNRMGAAGINYKTILSESTYLNTAVAATGNLIYWHRERLDSAMNLYPRDEIAQNDRKYTLSFLVNHKFGSRHINRTGININYLTYKVNLKQNDGRDQFRTFADKTGNSTLIQAYTQSRIDLADHFILNAGIHSQWFTLNSDLTFEPRISLKWNATDRNSFSVAYGLHSRMEPLGFYFAMQQMDGRTIEPNLRLKFTRSQHYILSWELKTGEYSRFRLEPYFQKMSKVPVMPNSSFSMQNLEMDWFFYDSLVNRGSGYNVGADITLERFLHDGFYYLFTASLFDSKYKGGDGVERNSRFNKNYVVNFLFGKEWTPGKNRNNLLSLNWKFSVLGGDRISPVNYAASYISNDVIYDEQHAFQERKPDVWYLDFTASWHKNHPRYSATWSVQFVNLLFQKEFYGYRYNFRTDRVEPLREVVVIPNLSYRIDF; encoded by the coding sequence ATGAAAGGTATAAAATCGTCAATTTACGGTTTAGGTTTTGTTCTTTATTTCACCCTGTCCTTTGATGCGGATTGCCAGAACAGGATTGTCAGGGGTATTGTGAAAGACCGCAACACACAGGAAACTCTTCCCGGTGCCACCATTATGATTTTAAATACAAATCCCTTACTGGGAACAACAACAGATGGCAACGGAGCTTTCAGAATCGAAAATATTCCTGTCGGAAGATACAGCATACAAGTTAGTTATATCGGTTATGAATCAACGGTGGTGGCCGAAGTGCTTGTGCAAACGGGTAAGGAGACTATCCTTGAAATTCTGATGAAACAATCGGCAACGGCACTTGAAGGAGTTTCAATAAAGGCTTTTGCAAACAAGGAGCAGGCAGTAAATCCCATGGCTATGATCAGTTCGCGCCAGCTTACAATGGAAGAAGCTTCACGATATGCCGGGGGAATCGATGACCCTGCCCGACTTGCAACGGCATTTGCCGGAGTGGCCGGCTCCTTGTCGTCAAATGCCATAGTGATCCGCGGAAATGCACCAAAAGGATTATTGTGGAGGATGGAGGGGATTGAAATTCCCAACCCCAGTCATTTTGCCAATGTATCCACATTCGGCGGAGGTGGTATAACTGCCTTAAGCTCTCAAATGCTGAGTAATTCCGATTTCTTCACAGGGGCCTTTCCTGCTGAATTCGGAAATGCCCTTTCAGGTGTTTTTGATATGAGAATACGGAACGGAAACAATGAAAAACGCGAACACACAATTAAAGCCGGAATTATTGGAATTGATTTTGCCACCGAAGGGCCATTTATTAAAGGTCGCAGGTCATCATACCTTATGAATTACAGATACTCAACGCTGGCACTGATATCTCCCTTGCTGCCGCAGAATGCGCAGGGTATAAAATACCAGGACCTTTCATTCAAACTTAATTTTCCCATGGGCAGGAAGGGCACACTGAGTGCCTGGGGACTTTTTTCAACTGACCGGACCGGTTCAAAGGTTAAGGAAGATTCCACCCAATGGATTTATTACCAGGATATAGAGGAAGATGTGAATAAAAACCGAATGGGAGCAGCAGGAATAAATTATAAAACGATCCTGTCAGAAAGCACTTACCTGAATACAGCTGTTGCAGCCACAGGCAACCTGATTTACTGGCACAGGGAGCGACTTGACAGTGCCATGAATTTGTATCCCAGGGATGAAATAGCCCAGAATGACAGGAAGTACACGCTCTCATTCCTTGTAAATCATAAATTCGGAAGCCGCCATATCAATCGTACCGGTATCAATATCAATTACCTGACATACAAGGTAAACCTGAAGCAAAATGACGGAAGGGATCAATTCAGGACATTTGCCGACAAAACCGGGAACAGCACACTGATTCAGGCTTACACTCAATCAAGAATAGATCTTGCTGATCATTTCATACTCAATGCAGGAATTCATTCGCAATGGTTCACGCTCAACAGCGATCTGACCTTTGAGCCGAGAATCAGCCTTAAATGGAATGCCACTGACAGAAATTCATTCAGCGTGGCTTACGGATTGCATAGTCGCATGGAACCACTTGGATTCTATTTTGCCATGCAGCAAATGGATGGCCGCACTATTGAGCCTAACCTGCGGCTAAAATTTACCCGTTCTCAACACTATATTTTATCCTGGGAATTAAAAACAGGTGAATACAGTCGTTTCCGCCTTGAACCATACTTTCAGAAAATGTCAAAGGTGCCTGTTATGCCCAACAGTTCTTTTTCAATGCAAAACCTTGAAATGGATTGGTTTTTTTATGACTCCCTTGTAAATCGAGGATCAGGGTATAATGTGGGTGCTGATATTACTCTTGAACGGTTTCTGCACGACGGATTCTACTATCTTTTTACGGCATCGTTATTTGATTCAAAATACAAAGGAGGTGACGGCGTAGAACGAAATTCAAGATTCAATAAAAATTATGTGGTTAATTTCCTCTTTGGAAAAGAATGGACACCGGGAAAAAATAGAAATAACCTGCTCAGCTTAAACTGGAAGTTTAGTGTATTGGGAGGGGATCGTATATCGCCAGTAAATTATGCCGCTTCGTATATCAGTAATGACGTTATTTATGATGAACAGCATGCGTTTCAGGAAAGAAAACCGGATGTCTGGTATCTTGATTTCACGGCCTCCTGGCATAAAAATCATCCCCGGTATTCAGCCACCTGGTCGGTCCAATTTGTGAATCTCCTTTTCCAGAAAGAATTTTACGGCTACAGGTATAATTTCAGAACGGACCGTGTTGAGCCCCTTCGTGAAGTGGTTGTCATTCCGAATCTGAGCTATAGAATCGATTTCTGA
- a CDS encoding LuxR C-terminal-related transcriptional regulator — MELKELFTEYMALLDEQVFKPEDLDYRILDYHLPLLERIDVVDSGCISVFDLYKRKHVYYSPKYKSLLGWDPERASEDMNYTNSMIHPDDLIPLMKAGLYFIRLGFSLPDKKESLHYKTIFEYRVKGRDNEYVRVIEQQVPLEFDASGNVWLALSMLDLSPDRDITAPFRGRLKNQVTGELYYFPPEDDLPVLKETELTSREKEVLQLIARGLISKQIADKLYISVNTVNTHRQRIIEKLNVSNTYEAIRYGQDRGLF, encoded by the coding sequence ATGGAACTCAAGGAATTATTCACGGAATATATGGCTCTTCTGGATGAACAGGTTTTTAAACCCGAAGATCTCGATTATCGGATCCTTGATTACCATTTACCCCTGCTTGAAAGAATTGATGTGGTAGACAGCGGTTGCATCTCTGTTTTTGATTTGTACAAAAGAAAACACGTTTATTACTCACCTAAATATAAGTCACTGCTTGGATGGGATCCTGAAAGGGCTTCAGAGGATATGAATTACACGAACAGCATGATTCATCCGGATGATTTGATTCCCCTTATGAAAGCCGGGCTTTATTTTATCAGGCTTGGTTTTTCATTACCCGATAAAAAGGAAAGCCTCCATTATAAAACCATTTTTGAATACCGGGTAAAAGGCAGGGATAATGAATATGTAAGAGTAATTGAACAACAGGTGCCGCTTGAGTTTGACGCATCGGGAAATGTATGGCTGGCACTGAGTATGCTTGACCTTTCTCCTGACCGGGACATTACGGCGCCTTTCAGGGGAAGACTTAAAAACCAGGTGACCGGAGAATTATATTACTTTCCGCCTGAAGATGACTTGCCGGTTTTGAAAGAAACCGAACTGACTTCAAGGGAAAAGGAGGTCCTTCAGTTAATTGCCCGCGGACTGATCAGCAAGCAAATCGCTGATAAACTGTATATCAGTGTGAACACCGTGAATACACACCGGCAGCGGATTATTGAAAAGCTGAATGTAAGCAACACCTATGAAGCCATCCGGTATGGGCAGGATCGCGGGCTTTTCTGA
- a CDS encoding phosphoribosyl-AMP cyclohydrolase, whose product MLKEDTNQLMLDFGKDGNQLVPVITQNSITKDVLILSWVNREAFEETLRSGYATYWSRSRKELWKKGATSGDYLKVVDIRINCEQNSLLFLVIPEGKGVCHARKPSGLPYSTCYYRQIVEGGLKIIEE is encoded by the coding sequence ATGTTAAAAGAAGATACAAATCAATTAATGCTTGATTTCGGGAAAGACGGGAATCAACTTGTACCTGTAATAACCCAGAATTCAATCACGAAGGATGTCCTTATCCTATCATGGGTAAACAGGGAGGCTTTTGAAGAAACCCTTAGGAGCGGGTATGCTACCTATTGGAGCAGATCGAGAAAAGAGCTCTGGAAAAAAGGTGCCACATCAGGTGATTACCTGAAAGTGGTTGACATAAGAATAAACTGTGAACAGAACTCACTTCTTTTCCTTGTGATTCCTGAAGGCAAGGGAGTATGTCATGCCAGAAAACCTTCGGGACTGCCCTACTCAACCTGCTATTACAGGCAAATCGTTGAAGGCGGATTGAAAATTATTGAAGAATAA